One window from the genome of Streptomyces cadmiisoli encodes:
- a CDS encoding sensor histidine kinase: protein MTTTGEDDTRALTGPWWWARWRSAVLDGGLALVSAVECGIEGIPFARDAGIPPAVGVAFGVLAGSMLLLRRKWPIVVVLVSIAIAPAQMGFLLTVGGLYTLAASELPRRIIGSLAGMSLVATLVVTFVRAQQDMTRGEMDVGGWFVPFISITASLGVTAPPVLLGLYVGARRRLMESLRERADSLERELQLLAERAEERAEWARNEERTRIAREMHDVVAHRVSLMVVHAAALQAVARKDPEKAVRNAALVGDMGRQALTELREMLGVLRSGDGGVRGGPSEVPLAAVRVAAAAAASRAVGEESAEAGPCLSELDELIGQSAAAGMVVRLSVEGEARSYARQVEQTAYRVVQEALTNVHKHAAGAKTHVRLAHRVSEIAMQVENEPPSESASASSARLPSGGNGLVGMKERVSALGGVFVSGPTDAGGFRVSAVIPAS, encoded by the coding sequence ATGACCACGACGGGGGAAGACGACACCAGGGCCTTGACCGGGCCCTGGTGGTGGGCGAGGTGGCGCAGTGCCGTGCTGGACGGCGGTCTCGCGCTGGTGTCCGCGGTGGAGTGCGGGATCGAGGGGATTCCGTTCGCGCGGGACGCGGGGATTCCGCCGGCCGTGGGTGTGGCGTTCGGTGTGCTCGCCGGTTCGATGTTGCTGCTGCGTCGGAAGTGGCCGATTGTCGTCGTGCTGGTGTCGATCGCCATCGCGCCGGCGCAGATGGGTTTTCTGCTGACGGTCGGTGGTCTGTACACGCTGGCCGCGTCGGAGCTGCCGCGTCGGATCATCGGGTCGCTGGCGGGGATGTCGCTGGTGGCGACGCTGGTGGTGACGTTCGTGCGGGCGCAGCAGGACATGACCCGGGGTGAGATGGATGTGGGCGGCTGGTTCGTGCCGTTCATCTCGATCACGGCGTCCTTGGGTGTGACGGCGCCGCCGGTGCTGCTGGGTCTTTATGTGGGTGCTCGGCGCCGGTTGATGGAGAGCTTGCGGGAGCGGGCGGACAGTCTGGAGCGGGAGCTTCAGTTGCTCGCGGAGCGGGCGGAGGAGCGGGCCGAGTGGGCGCGCAACGAGGAGCGGACCCGGATCGCGCGGGAGATGCACGACGTGGTCGCGCATCGGGTGAGTCTGATGGTGGTGCACGCGGCGGCGTTGCAGGCGGTGGCGCGGAAGGACCCGGAGAAGGCGGTGCGTAACGCCGCGTTGGTGGGGGACATGGGCCGGCAGGCGTTGACCGAGTTGCGGGAGATGCTCGGGGTGCTGCGCAGCGGGGACGGCGGGGTGCGTGGTGGGCCGTCGGAGGTGCCGTTGGCCGCGGTGCGGGTGGCGGCGGCCGCGGCGGCTTCGCGTGCGGTGGGGGAGGAGTCCGCGGAGGCGGGGCCGTGTCTGTCGGAGCTGGACGAGTTGATCGGGCAGTCGGCGGCGGCGGGGATGGTGGTGCGGCTGTCGGTGGAGGGGGAGGCGCGGTCGTATGCGCGGCAGGTGGAGCAGACGGCGTATCGCGTGGTGCAGGAGGCGTTGACGAACGTGCACAAGCATGCGGCGGGGGCGAAGACGCATGTGCGGTTGGCGCATCGGGTGTCGGAGATCGCGATGCAGGTGGAGAACGAGCCGCCGTCGGAGTCTGCGTCGGCGTCGTCGGCTCGGTTGCCGTCCGGGGGGAACGGGCTGGTGGGGATGAAGGAGCGGGTGTCGGCGCTGGGCGGGGTGTTCGTGTCGGGGCCGACGGATGCCGGGGGTTTTCGGGTGTCGGCGGTGATTCCGGCGTCGTAG
- a CDS encoding SUKH-3 domain-containing protein, protein MQADRATTPQHPIALDQGGHSSRFAGPIDAALRTAGWQPGRWDIKQAEIWADTLREHTSPAGHRHAVFPAAVEAWAEFGGLHITPTGPGRRIAPATLHLDPLHGLHMARTLGDLGRALDTEVSPIGAETDTQAVLAIDNEGHVYALDHTGDWYLGPTIDDALTGLLAGTEPTRLTAG, encoded by the coding sequence ATGCAAGCCGACCGCGCCACCACCCCCCAGCACCCCATCGCACTCGACCAGGGGGGACACTCGTCACGCTTCGCAGGCCCCATCGACGCCGCACTGCGCACCGCCGGCTGGCAACCCGGACGCTGGGACATCAAACAAGCCGAAATCTGGGCCGACACCCTCCGCGAACACACCTCACCCGCCGGCCACCGCCACGCCGTCTTCCCCGCAGCCGTCGAAGCCTGGGCCGAATTCGGCGGCCTGCACATCACACCCACCGGCCCCGGCCGCCGGATCGCCCCCGCGACCCTCCACCTCGACCCCCTGCACGGCCTCCACATGGCCCGCACCCTCGGCGACCTCGGCCGCGCCCTCGACACCGAGGTCAGCCCCATCGGCGCCGAAACCGACACCCAGGCCGTCCTCGCCATCGACAACGAAGGACACGTCTACGCCCTCGACCACACCGGCGACTGGTACCTCGGCCCCACCATCGACGACGCCCTCACCGGCCTCCTCGCAGGCACCGAACCCACACGCCTGACAGCCGGCTGA
- a CDS encoding YwqJ-related putative deaminase: MNATQTGPQTGPHTGTSGDPRVGWSATDDHHTPTLRHRRDGILPTVAAALSVRGATLTGTAARGDAPPALHHLVQDFLDTLNSTQRDRFTGRCAEAILISRHITTADAARSKRAARKPMTNGEARKALKHGKLTARRIREDGDPLHGSFATPCRACTALSAHFGVRIVDPAADS, encoded by the coding sequence ATGAACGCGACGCAGACAGGGCCGCAAACGGGGCCGCACACCGGTACATCCGGCGACCCCCGCGTCGGCTGGAGCGCCACCGACGACCACCACACGCCCACCCTCCGCCACCGCCGCGACGGCATACTCCCCACCGTCGCCGCCGCCCTCTCCGTCCGCGGCGCCACCCTCACCGGCACCGCCGCCCGCGGCGACGCGCCACCCGCCCTGCACCACCTCGTCCAGGACTTCCTCGACACCCTCAACAGCACCCAGCGCGACCGCTTCACCGGCCGCTGCGCCGAAGCCATCCTCATCTCCCGGCACATCACCACCGCCGACGCCGCCCGCAGCAAACGCGCCGCCCGAAAACCCATGACCAACGGCGAAGCCCGCAAAGCCCTCAAACACGGCAAACTCACCGCACGCCGCATCCGCGAGGACGGCGACCCCCTGCACGGCAGCTTCGCCACCCCGTGCCGCGCCTGCACCGCCCTCAGCGCCCACTTCGGCGTCCGCATCGTCGACCCCGCCGCCGACAGCTGA
- a CDS encoding SMI1/KNR4 family protein, producing the protein MTTGRLGLGAPPGRQAGGQAVPPNAAYAGQVVHFPDPVRATRHPRGVRVDEYGYPDFSPYARAAAEIAEPPEGFGVDELRLTDYVSANAALAATGHELWDTVPSVATPHGWTWHHVVGTRRLELVPVEVKALLRHHGGIATSAVDQGKRGTRPLQETRPAHIGLPKSGVAVSESQVLGVEEDLGYRLPGAYRSFLKAAGGCAPVGTALDAELGLLIDQPFFTVRDEAAVNDLVYVNKCLRDHLTKDYLGVGFVQGGLLAVKAKGERIGSVWFLAYDDARDVDPSMPPAERVERLLLPCGEDFDVFLSRLAGSPPELETVAGLMVDGGFAHAVDVSSSASASVPSVGE; encoded by the coding sequence ATGACGACAGGTCGGCTCGGGCTGGGGGCGCCTCCCGGCCGCCAGGCCGGGGGACAAGCCGTGCCGCCGAACGCGGCCTACGCCGGGCAGGTCGTGCATTTCCCGGATCCGGTCCGGGCGACCCGTCATCCGAGAGGGGTGCGGGTGGACGAGTACGGCTACCCCGACTTCTCGCCCTACGCGCGTGCCGCCGCGGAGATCGCGGAGCCGCCGGAGGGTTTCGGTGTGGACGAGTTGCGGTTGACGGACTACGTGTCGGCGAACGCGGCGCTGGCGGCGACCGGTCATGAGTTGTGGGACACGGTGCCGTCGGTGGCGACGCCGCACGGCTGGACGTGGCATCACGTGGTGGGTACGCGCCGGCTGGAGCTGGTGCCGGTCGAGGTGAAGGCGCTGCTGCGGCATCACGGCGGTATCGCGACGTCGGCGGTGGACCAGGGCAAGCGGGGTACGCGGCCGTTGCAGGAGACGCGGCCGGCGCACATAGGGCTGCCGAAGTCGGGTGTGGCGGTGAGCGAGTCGCAGGTGCTGGGGGTCGAGGAGGACCTGGGGTACCGGCTGCCGGGGGCCTATCGGTCGTTCCTGAAGGCGGCGGGCGGGTGCGCGCCGGTGGGTACCGCGCTGGACGCGGAGTTGGGGCTGCTGATCGATCAGCCGTTCTTCACGGTGCGCGACGAGGCGGCGGTCAACGACCTCGTGTACGTGAACAAGTGTCTGCGCGACCATCTGACCAAGGACTATCTGGGTGTCGGGTTCGTGCAGGGTGGTCTGCTGGCCGTGAAGGCCAAGGGTGAGCGGATCGGTTCGGTGTGGTTCTTGGCGTACGACGACGCGCGTGACGTGGATCCCTCGATGCCGCCGGCGGAGCGTGTGGAGCGTCTGCTGCTGCCGTGCGGTGAGGACTTCGATGTGTTCCTGTCGCGACTCGCGGGGTCTCCGCCGGAGTTGGAGACCGTGGCGGGTCTGATGGTGGACGGTGGGTTCGCGCACGCGGTCGATGTGTCCTCGTCTGCTTCCGCTTCCGTCCCGTCCGTGGGGGAGTGA
- a CDS encoding SUKH-4 family immunity protein, which yields MVTFAQAQERAEEWINGDVPSYQHREVRVREFDLGFVVWAEDRADGPRSDGGAQRLVIARDSGEATLWPSLPVGEVIRRYEEEYGGHGEAAADAAPAAPARVDLNQTSFLLTPPEWLQEAADRLGIPDRRTPDETGAGAGGAAAPGGAGGPGTAVPGGPGTAGGATAWPAAASDGGAGDASGAPVAPAGATPWAGTDTNADVGEDRSVPLPVTVFAPSLSESDDETPPEARTAMMSGGSQLPPTAVSPVLDGTRGAGAVPGGAPQGGTPAPGTSAAQTYGYPQGPGPATPPARVPGPATPPPGPGTPPPGSQGYAGAQAPAAAGGSAGQPVASHAGDIADAATSKAAPPPRRGRGATPPPPPGAPGTPGARPGSTPPPPSAPGAPAGGYVPTQLVSALGPDGPQVPGGPGAPQTPGAPNPPGAPQPPGAPGGTPPGGVHHAATMLADPSQGGGVPRTPGAPGAPGAPQPPGAPAAQGSSGGAGGAVHHAETVLSAPSLGGPGVPPPPQAPGVPGAPGAAGMPPAAPQPMPPGAVPPGAHVPGRQPPAYGYPQQGGQPTVGPGYQAVLRYRAQDGSEQQLIRRSAPGTPHPEWQIFHELRAMNVPPDQVLELHTELESCELPGAYCARMIREQWPQARITSIAPYGTDHASRQQGMGQLLAHQGELHQVADGPARPAPVRAPLPPVQAAPPIPAEGVAQELAGAFGPGVFRFEQAAVSRQGVPPVVAHTLVVAGLPLDMGPFFWAQAQPGRPVPTLAELAAERGVQPGADAASYLVMGSDFGKAICVQYGTANIVAVPVEGGPGGAPVPPQFVNTGLPEFVRCLALLGRMWRLRFGLNQEQAGRWTVDFQAQLASLDPAALGSPESWWSVLLEQMWDGLL from the coding sequence ATGGTGACGTTCGCGCAGGCGCAGGAGCGCGCGGAAGAGTGGATCAACGGGGACGTGCCGTCGTACCAGCATCGTGAGGTGCGGGTGCGGGAGTTCGACCTGGGGTTCGTGGTGTGGGCCGAGGACCGTGCGGACGGGCCGCGTTCGGACGGGGGCGCGCAGCGGCTGGTGATCGCGCGGGACAGCGGTGAGGCCACGTTGTGGCCGTCGCTGCCGGTGGGTGAGGTGATCCGCCGGTACGAGGAGGAGTACGGCGGGCACGGGGAGGCTGCCGCGGACGCGGCGCCGGCCGCTCCGGCGCGGGTCGATCTGAACCAGACGTCGTTCCTTTTGACTCCGCCGGAGTGGTTGCAGGAGGCGGCGGACCGGCTGGGCATCCCGGACCGGCGGACGCCGGACGAGACCGGTGCCGGTGCGGGTGGCGCCGCGGCTCCCGGTGGCGCGGGCGGGCCCGGTACGGCCGTACCCGGCGGGCCCGGTACGGCCGGAGGTGCCACGGCGTGGCCCGCCGCGGCGTCCGATGGCGGTGCGGGGGACGCGTCCGGTGCGCCGGTCGCGCCCGCGGGGGCGACTCCGTGGGCCGGTACGGACACCAACGCGGACGTCGGTGAGGACCGTTCCGTGCCGTTGCCGGTGACGGTGTTCGCGCCGTCGCTGAGCGAGTCGGACGACGAGACGCCGCCGGAGGCGAGGACGGCGATGATGTCCGGCGGCAGCCAGCTGCCGCCGACGGCGGTCTCGCCGGTGCTCGACGGCACCCGGGGTGCGGGTGCCGTGCCCGGGGGTGCTCCGCAGGGCGGTACGCCCGCGCCGGGCACGTCGGCCGCGCAGACGTACGGGTACCCGCAGGGTCCGGGGCCGGCCACGCCGCCTGCGCGGGTGCCGGGTCCCGCCACGCCGCCGCCCGGGCCGGGCACGCCCCCGCCCGGAAGTCAGGGGTACGCGGGTGCGCAGGCGCCGGCCGCTGCGGGCGGGTCCGCCGGGCAGCCGGTCGCGTCGCACGCCGGGGACATCGCCGACGCCGCGACGAGCAAGGCGGCGCCTCCGCCGCGCCGGGGCCGGGGCGCGACGCCGCCTCCTCCGCCGGGCGCGCCGGGGACTCCGGGTGCGCGGCCCGGGAGCACACCACCGCCGCCGAGCGCACCGGGTGCGCCGGCGGGCGGCTACGTACCGACGCAGCTCGTGTCGGCGCTCGGGCCCGACGGCCCCCAGGTGCCGGGCGGTCCGGGTGCGCCGCAGACGCCGGGTGCCCCGAATCCGCCGGGGGCTCCGCAGCCGCCCGGCGCTCCGGGCGGTACGCCGCCCGGCGGTGTCCACCACGCCGCCACGATGCTGGCCGACCCGTCGCAGGGCGGGGGCGTGCCCAGGACACCGGGTGCCCCGGGTGCGCCCGGTGCCCCGCAGCCGCCCGGTGCGCCGGCGGCTCAGGGTTCGTCCGGTGGTGCGGGAGGTGCCGTGCACCATGCGGAGACCGTTTTGTCGGCGCCCTCGTTGGGCGGCCCCGGTGTGCCCCCGCCGCCGCAGGCTCCGGGCGTGCCCGGGGCTCCGGGTGCGGCCGGGATGCCTCCGGCCGCCCCGCAGCCGATGCCGCCGGGCGCGGTTCCGCCGGGTGCGCACGTGCCCGGCCGGCAGCCGCCGGCGTACGGCTACCCGCAGCAGGGCGGGCAGCCGACGGTGGGCCCCGGTTATCAGGCCGTGCTGCGCTACCGGGCGCAGGACGGGTCGGAGCAGCAGCTGATCCGGCGTTCGGCGCCGGGTACGCCGCACCCCGAGTGGCAGATCTTCCACGAGCTGCGGGCGATGAACGTGCCGCCGGATCAGGTGCTGGAGCTGCACACGGAGTTGGAGTCGTGCGAGCTGCCGGGCGCGTACTGCGCGCGGATGATCCGGGAGCAGTGGCCGCAGGCGCGGATCACGAGCATCGCGCCGTACGGGACGGATCACGCGAGCCGGCAGCAGGGCATGGGGCAGTTGCTGGCGCATCAGGGTGAGCTGCATCAGGTGGCGGACGGTCCCGCGCGTCCGGCGCCGGTGCGTGCGCCGTTGCCGCCGGTGCAGGCGGCGCCGCCGATTCCGGCGGAGGGTGTGGCGCAGGAGCTGGCGGGCGCGTTCGGGCCGGGCGTGTTCCGGTTCGAGCAGGCGGCGGTGTCCCGGCAGGGGGTGCCGCCGGTCGTGGCGCACACGCTGGTGGTGGCCGGGCTGCCGCTGGACATGGGGCCGTTCTTCTGGGCGCAGGCCCAGCCGGGGCGGCCGGTGCCGACGCTGGCGGAGCTGGCCGCCGAGCGCGGGGTGCAGCCGGGTGCGGACGCGGCCTCGTACCTCGTGATGGGCAGTGACTTCGGCAAGGCGATCTGTGTGCAGTACGGCACGGCGAACATCGTGGCCGTGCCGGTGGAGGGCGGGCCGGGCGGTGCGCCGGTGCCGCCGCAGTTCGTCAACACCGGTCTGCCGGAGTTCGTGCGCTGTCTCGCGCTGCTCGGGCGGATGTGGCGGCTGCGGTTCGGGCTGAACCAGGAGCAGGCCGGTCGGTGGACGGTGGACTTCCAGGCCCAGTTGGCGTCACTGGATCCGGCGGCGCTCGGTTCGCCGGAGAGCTGGTGGTCGGTGCTGCTGGAGCAGATGTGGGACGGACTGCTGTGA
- a CDS encoding cellulose-binding protein — MNSASVSPHGFLPVRGRGYRPEQADAYTAALFDDRDAAWERAARLTVLAREMAAEAEQWRRTVEELPPQTYEALGEGARHLFATVQEEAEAVRERARNAARECAEQAEAYAAGLREAARAHADSLRTGAEEYAGDRLLAARAVADQVRIAARRDVKECRAETLAVLRGARQRADAMLAELDREHTGRWTALERETGDAAAALDAHLAERVARAEAALAEAERDVAKAEESGRRWQEEARARGAEIIADARIEEERVSRETERVLREHGERWDTVQAQMDDVRNSLAALTGGRAPVE; from the coding sequence ATGAACAGCGCATCGGTGTCGCCGCATGGCTTCCTCCCCGTCCGGGGACGCGGCTACCGCCCCGAACAGGCCGACGCGTACACCGCCGCCCTCTTCGACGACCGTGACGCCGCCTGGGAGCGCGCCGCCCGCCTCACCGTGCTCGCCAGGGAGATGGCGGCGGAGGCGGAGCAGTGGCGCCGGACGGTCGAGGAACTGCCGCCGCAGACCTACGAGGCGCTCGGCGAGGGCGCGCGCCATCTGTTCGCGACGGTGCAGGAGGAAGCGGAGGCGGTCCGCGAGCGGGCCCGGAACGCGGCGCGGGAGTGCGCCGAGCAGGCCGAGGCGTACGCCGCCGGTCTGCGCGAGGCGGCGCGGGCACACGCCGACTCGCTGCGGACGGGTGCCGAGGAGTACGCCGGTGACCGGCTGCTCGCGGCGCGCGCGGTGGCGGACCAGGTCCGGATCGCCGCCCGCCGTGATGTGAAGGAGTGCCGGGCGGAGACGCTGGCGGTGCTGCGGGGGGCGCGGCAGCGTGCCGACGCGATGCTGGCCGAGCTGGACCGGGAGCACACCGGGCGGTGGACGGCGCTGGAGCGCGAGACCGGGGACGCCGCGGCCGCGCTGGACGCGCATCTGGCGGAGCGGGTGGCCCGCGCGGAGGCGGCGCTCGCGGAGGCCGAGCGGGACGTGGCCAAGGCCGAGGAGTCCGGCCGGCGCTGGCAGGAGGAGGCCCGCGCGCGGGGCGCCGAGATCATCGCCGACGCGCGGATCGAGGAGGAACGCGTCTCCCGGGAGACCGAGCGGGTGCTGCGCGAGCACGGTGAGCGGTGGGACACCGTGCAGGCGCAGATGGACGACGTGCGCAACAGCCTGGCCGCGCTCACGGGGGGCCGTGCGCCGGTGGAGTGA
- a CDS encoding cation acetate symporter, with protein MTGFSDSSETMTLVAFTAVVTITLLLCVMTGPDRDDLDEFYTGYGSLSPMRNGLAIAGDYISAATVLGTCGVVALYGYDGIVLALSTALSLMLLMFLLAEPLRNAGRFTMGDVLARRMPGRAVRVTSCLVTLAALLPLMIVQLAGTGQLVAFLLGFSGAELKTGCIIGLGALMISYAAIGGMKGTALIQILKMVMLLGSGVVVAGFVLNRFDWNPAALFDQAAERSGVGSAFLSSGLQFAGGPFPRLDMISGELAVVLGGACLPHVTMRMYTASSARQVRRSMSWAVSSVVFFVLITTTVGIGATALIGREAIATADPQGNSAYLLGSQAAFGPDITTAETFLFTTVTTAVFLTVLASVAGMILACANSLAHDVFASRVQEMSARREMTLARVSALAVGAPAVLLATMAQHRSLHPLVSMSFTMGASALAPALVYSLFWRRYTRTGLMGTLIGGSLSVLLLMPGTNLVSGSPFSAFPEADFNYFPFSTTALVSIPVGFACGWLGTLASGRKKADEQRRQYEAVEGWILAGAVRRKE; from the coding sequence ATGACCGGCTTCAGCGATTCGTCGGAGACGATGACCCTCGTCGCCTTCACCGCCGTGGTCACCATCACCCTGCTGCTGTGCGTGATGACCGGCCCCGACCGGGACGACCTCGACGAGTTCTACACCGGCTACGGCTCCCTGTCCCCGATGCGCAACGGCCTCGCGATCGCGGGGGACTACATCTCCGCCGCCACCGTGCTGGGCACCTGCGGGGTGGTCGCGCTGTACGGCTACGACGGGATCGTCCTCGCCCTGAGCACGGCACTGTCCCTGATGCTGCTGATGTTCCTGCTGGCGGAGCCCCTGCGCAACGCAGGCCGGTTCACGATGGGCGACGTCCTCGCCCGCCGTATGCCGGGGCGGGCCGTGCGGGTGACCTCCTGCCTGGTGACACTGGCCGCGCTGTTGCCGCTGATGATCGTGCAGCTCGCGGGCACCGGACAACTGGTCGCGTTCCTGCTGGGCTTCTCCGGCGCCGAACTGAAGACGGGCTGCATCATCGGACTGGGCGCGCTGATGATCAGCTACGCGGCGATCGGCGGGATGAAGGGCACCGCCCTGATCCAGATCCTGAAGATGGTGATGCTGCTCGGCTCCGGCGTGGTCGTGGCCGGGTTCGTCCTGAACAGGTTCGACTGGAATCCCGCCGCGCTGTTCGACCAGGCCGCCGAGCGCAGCGGCGTCGGGTCGGCCTTCCTCAGCTCCGGACTGCAGTTCGCGGGCGGCCCGTTCCCCCGCCTCGACATGATCAGCGGCGAGCTGGCCGTCGTCCTCGGCGGTGCCTGCCTGCCGCACGTCACCATGCGCATGTACACCGCCTCCAGCGCGCGCCAGGTCCGCCGTTCGATGTCCTGGGCGGTGTCCAGCGTCGTCTTCTTCGTCCTGATCACCACGACCGTCGGCATCGGCGCGACCGCGCTCATCGGCCGCGAGGCCATCGCGACAGCCGACCCGCAGGGCAACTCCGCGTATCTGCTGGGCTCCCAGGCGGCGTTCGGACCCGACATCACCACGGCCGAGACGTTCCTGTTCACCACGGTCACCACGGCGGTGTTCCTGACGGTGCTCGCGTCGGTCGCCGGGATGATCCTCGCCTGCGCAAACTCCCTGGCCCACGACGTCTTCGCCAGCCGCGTCCAGGAGATGTCGGCACGCCGCGAGATGACCCTCGCCCGGGTCTCCGCCCTCGCCGTCGGCGCGCCCGCCGTACTGCTGGCCACGATGGCGCAGCACCGCAGCCTGCACCCCCTGGTGTCGATGTCCTTCACCATGGGCGCCTCCGCCCTCGCCCCCGCCCTCGTCTACAGCCTCTTCTGGCGCCGCTACACCCGAACGGGCCTGATGGGCACCCTCATCGGCGGCTCCCTGTCGGTGCTCCTGCTGATGCCCGGCACCAACCTCGTCTCGGGCTCCCCCTTCTCCGCCTTCCCCGAGGCCGACTTCAACTACTTCCCCTTCAGCACCACCGCGCTGGTGTCCATCCCGGTCGGCTTCGCCTGCGGCTGGCTGGGGACCCTGGCCTCCGGCCGGAAGAAGGCGGACGAACAGCGCCGGCAGTACGAGGCGGTGGAGGGGTGGATCCTGGCCGGCGCGGTACGCCGCAAGGAGTGA
- a CDS encoding MFS transporter, which produces MSGTRPAIRGTSEGTGAPRRGAVVAALMLSMALAALDSTVVSTAVPQIVGDLGGFSVFSWLFSGYLLAVTVTLPVYGRLSDTFGRKPVLVVGASLFLLGSLLCALAWNMWALIAFRIVQGLGGGALQGTVQTLAADLYPLEERPKIQAKLSTVWALSAVAGPAVGGLLAAYADWRWIFLLNLPVGGLALWLIVRHLHEPARAAGARARVDWAGALAAFACGGVLLTALVQGGVAWPWLSPPSIALFGTGLVLVALVVVVERRSAEPIIPGWVWRRRTIAAVNLALGALGLLMVAPTVFLPTYAQSVLGLGAVAAGFVLSVWTLSWPVSAALSQHVYRRIGFRNTAMLGIGTATLILLAFPFLPYPGQAWQPALLMLLLGGALGLFQLPLIVGVQSTVDWDERGTATASILFCRQIGQTLGAALFGAVANGVLAGRLGSGSLDAIAHGIGTGAASEATRRAVADAVHAVYLGAACAAALAFLVLLVLAPRRFPVLKD; this is translated from the coding sequence GTGAGCGGCACCAGACCCGCGATACGCGGCACGTCGGAAGGCACGGGAGCACCCCGGCGCGGAGCCGTCGTCGCCGCGCTGATGCTGTCGATGGCCCTGGCGGCGCTCGACTCGACCGTGGTCTCCACGGCCGTCCCCCAGATCGTCGGCGACCTCGGCGGCTTCTCCGTCTTCTCCTGGCTGTTCTCCGGCTACCTGCTGGCGGTCACCGTCACCCTGCCGGTCTACGGCAGGCTCTCCGACACCTTCGGCCGCAAACCGGTCCTCGTGGTCGGCGCGAGCCTGTTCCTGCTCGGCTCGCTGCTGTGCGCCCTGGCCTGGAACATGTGGGCGCTGATCGCCTTCCGCATCGTCCAGGGCCTGGGCGGCGGGGCCCTGCAGGGGACGGTCCAGACACTCGCCGCCGATCTGTACCCGCTCGAGGAACGCCCGAAGATCCAGGCCAAGCTCTCCACCGTGTGGGCGCTGTCCGCGGTCGCCGGCCCGGCGGTGGGCGGCCTCCTCGCCGCCTACGCCGACTGGCGCTGGATCTTCCTGCTGAACCTGCCGGTCGGCGGGCTCGCTCTCTGGCTGATCGTCCGTCATCTGCACGAACCGGCCCGGGCCGCCGGCGCACGCGCGCGGGTGGACTGGGCGGGCGCCCTCGCGGCGTTCGCGTGCGGCGGGGTGCTGCTGACCGCTCTGGTGCAGGGCGGGGTGGCCTGGCCCTGGCTGTCGCCGCCGTCGATCGCGCTGTTCGGCACGGGACTCGTACTGGTCGCGCTCGTCGTGGTGGTGGAGCGCCGGTCGGCGGAGCCGATCATCCCGGGCTGGGTGTGGCGCCGACGGACGATCGCCGCGGTCAATCTCGCGCTCGGCGCGCTGGGCCTGCTGATGGTGGCGCCGACCGTGTTCCTGCCGACGTACGCGCAGTCGGTGCTGGGCCTGGGCGCGGTGGCGGCCGGGTTCGTGCTGTCCGTGTGGACGCTCAGCTGGCCCGTCTCGGCCGCCCTGAGCCAGCACGTCTACCGCAGGATCGGCTTCCGCAACACGGCGATGCTCGGCATCGGCACGGCAACCCTGATCCTGCTGGCCTTCCCGTTCCTGCCGTATCCCGGCCAGGCCTGGCAGCCCGCTCTCCTGATGCTGCTGCTCGGCGGCGCGCTCGGCCTGTTCCAGTTGCCGCTGATCGTGGGTGTCCAGTCCACCGTCGACTGGGACGAACGCGGCACCGCGACCGCGTCCATCCTGTTCTGCCGTCAGATCGGCCAGACCCTCGGCGCGGCCCTGTTCGGCGCCGTCGCCAACGGTGTGCTCGCCGGGCGCCTCGGCAGCGGCAGCCTCGACGCCATCGCGCACGGCATCGGCACGGGCGCCGCGTCCGAGGCGACCCGTCGGGCCGTCGCGGACGCGGTGCACGCGGTGTATCTGGGCGCGGCGTGCGCGGCGGCACTCGCGTTCCTGGTGCTGCTGGTGCTCGCGCCGCGGCGGTTCCCGGTGCTGAAGGACTGA
- a CDS encoding ABC transporter ATP-binding protein, producing MTSAVTIPRHGGTGGRTAVAARARQVVKAYGAGETRVVALDHVDVDIARGQFTAIMGPSGSGKSTLMHCLAGLDTVTGGQIYLDETEITGLKDKKLTRLRRDRIGFIFQAFNLLPTLNAIENITLPMDIAGRKPDKEWLQRVVETVGLADRLKHRPAQLSGGQQQRVAVARALAARPEIIFGDEPTGNLDSRAGAEVLGFLRRSVDELGQTIVMVTHDPVAASYADRVLYLADGRIVDEMLRPTADTVLDRMKDFDARGRTS from the coding sequence GTGACATCGGCTGTGACCATTCCCAGGCACGGGGGCACTGGAGGGCGTACGGCCGTTGCCGCGCGGGCGCGGCAGGTCGTCAAGGCCTACGGGGCCGGGGAGACCCGCGTCGTCGCCCTCGACCACGTCGACGTGGACATCGCCCGCGGCCAGTTCACCGCGATCATGGGCCCCTCGGGGTCCGGCAAGTCCACCCTGATGCACTGCCTGGCGGGGCTCGACACCGTCACCGGCGGCCAGATCTACCTCGACGAGACCGAGATCACCGGCCTGAAGGACAAGAAGCTCACCCGACTGCGCCGGGACCGGATCGGGTTCATCTTCCAGGCGTTCAACCTCCTGCCGACGCTCAACGCGATCGAGAACATCACCCTGCCCATGGACATCGCCGGCCGGAAGCCCGACAAGGAGTGGCTCCAGCGGGTGGTGGAGACCGTGGGGCTCGCCGACCGGCTCAAGCACCGGCCCGCCCAGCTGTCCGGCGGACAGCAGCAGCGCGTCGCCGTGGCCCGGGCGCTGGCCGCCCGGCCCGAGATCATCTTCGGTGACGAGCCGACCGGAAACCTCGACTCCCGGGCGGGCGCCGAGGTGCTGGGATTCCTGCGCCGGTCCGTGGACGAGCTGGGCCAGACGATCGTGATGGTCACCCACGACCCGGTGGCCGCCTCGTACGCCGACCGCGTGCTCTACCTCGCCGACGGGCGGATCGTCGACGAGATGCTCCGGCCGACGGCCGACACCGTCCTCGACCGCATGAAGGACTTCGACGCCCGGGGGCGCACGTCATGA